The following are encoded in a window of Methanoregula sp. UBA64 genomic DNA:
- the carA gene encoding glutamine-hydrolyzing carbamoyl-phosphate synthase small subunit: MKAVLGFEDGEYVTGEGFGVEGECAGELVFNTQMTGYMESLTDPSYFGQILMFTFPQIGNYGVDPQNFQNPRVCALGCITKEICEKPEHLPSLRTFFEENHLLGMSGVDTRALTIKARVHGTMRAALVVGSSDGAYAVALARKSPTICDIVPIPEVSCKEPYHIPGTGKKIAVIDLGIKKNMLTSLSKRNGDLYVFPYNATSSQVMACKPDALFISNGPGDPKQAPDAIRCVKELLGKLPVFGICMGNQVSALALGGDTYKLKFGHRGANQPVRFKDGKIFITTQNHGFAVDANSLPEGCKVTYTNVNDGTVEGFENEDLMLTTVQFHPEAHGGPRDTEAHFFDALFRRLA, from the coding sequence ATGAAGGCGGTTCTGGGATTCGAGGACGGGGAATATGTCACCGGGGAAGGATTCGGGGTAGAGGGGGAATGCGCAGGAGAACTGGTCTTTAACACCCAGATGACCGGGTACATGGAATCCTTGACGGATCCCAGTTATTTCGGCCAGATTCTCATGTTTACGTTCCCGCAGATCGGCAACTACGGTGTCGATCCGCAAAACTTCCAGAATCCCCGCGTATGTGCGCTCGGATGTATCACCAAGGAAATCTGTGAAAAACCCGAACACCTCCCTTCCCTCAGAACCTTTTTTGAAGAAAATCACCTTCTCGGCATGAGCGGCGTGGACACCCGTGCGCTGACCATCAAGGCCCGGGTGCACGGCACCATGCGGGCCGCGCTCGTTGTCGGGAGCAGCGACGGCGCATATGCAGTCGCGCTTGCCAGAAAGAGCCCGACTATCTGCGACATCGTCCCCATCCCGGAAGTATCCTGCAAGGAACCCTACCACATCCCGGGCACGGGAAAGAAGATCGCCGTCATCGACCTCGGGATAAAAAAGAACATGCTCACGAGCCTTTCAAAGAGGAACGGCGACCTCTACGTCTTCCCGTACAATGCAACGTCATCCCAGGTCATGGCCTGTAAGCCCGACGCGCTTTTCATCAGCAACGGCCCCGGCGACCCCAAGCAGGCACCGGATGCGATCCGCTGCGTCAAGGAACTCCTCGGGAAGCTCCCCGTTTTCGGGATCTGCATGGGGAACCAGGTCTCCGCGCTTGCCCTTGGCGGCGACACCTACAAGCTCAAGTTCGGCCACCGGGGGGCAAACCAGCCGGTCCGGTTCAAGGACGGGAAGATCTTCATCACCACCCAGAACCACGGGTTTGCCGTAGATGCAAATTCCCTGCCCGAGGGCTGCAAGGTTACCTACACGAATGTCAACGACGGCACGGTCGAAGGGTTCGAGAACGAGGACCTGATGCTCACGACCGTGCAGTTCCACCCCGAGGCACACGGGGGGCCGCGCGATACCGAGGCCCATTTCTTCGATGCGCTGTTCAGGAGGCTAGCATAA
- a CDS encoding glutaredoxin family protein, whose protein sequence is MPTHVNGKDKGQVMLYALSTCQWCHKTKVLLESLGIAFDYEYVDLLEGKEQDEAMAKIERWNPAGSFPTLVIGDTRAIIGFRESEILEAFGA, encoded by the coding sequence ATGCCGACCCATGTGAACGGGAAAGACAAGGGACAGGTCATGCTCTATGCGCTCTCTACCTGTCAGTGGTGCCATAAGACGAAGGTGCTGCTCGAATCGCTCGGGATCGCGTTCGATTACGAGTACGTGGACCTGCTGGAGGGAAAGGAGCAGGACGAGGCTATGGCGAAGATCGAGCGCTGGAACCCGGCCGGATCGTTTCCCACGCTCGTGATCGGCGATACCCGGGCCATCATCGGGTTCCGCGAGAGCGAGATACTGGAGGCCTTTGGCGCATGA
- a CDS encoding ferredoxin-thioredoxin reductase catalytic domain-containing protein: MNPAVITEAEIDAAYAAYKTDAEKNGYRLNPDEDFVKNLIRGLLKNGQRYGYRACPCRLASGIKDQDLDIVCPCDYRDSDLEEHGACYCALYVNEAIASGKQTVAPIPERRPPRSERMKAGSIRVASTTERPVFPLPVWRCKVCGYLCAREQPPGICPICKATKERFERFV; the protein is encoded by the coding sequence ATGAATCCCGCCGTGATCACCGAGGCCGAAATTGACGCGGCATATGCGGCCTACAAGACCGATGCGGAGAAGAACGGGTACCGGCTCAACCCCGACGAAGACTTTGTGAAAAACCTGATCCGCGGTCTCCTGAAGAACGGGCAGCGCTACGGGTACCGGGCCTGTCCCTGCCGGCTTGCATCCGGCATAAAGGACCAGGACCTCGATATTGTCTGCCCCTGCGATTACCGGGACAGCGATCTTGAGGAGCACGGCGCCTGTTACTGCGCCCTGTACGTGAACGAAGCCATTGCCTCGGGAAAACAAACTGTCGCACCCATTCCCGAACGCCGCCCGCCCCGGTCCGAACGTATGAAAGCCGGTTCGATCAGAGTCGCTTCAACAACCGAGCGCCCGGTCTTTCCCCTGCCGGTCTGGCGCTGCAAGGTCTGCGGGTATCTCTGCGCCCGCGAGCAGCCACCGGGGATTTGTCCGATTTGTAAGGCGACGAAGGAAAGGTTTGAGAGGTTTGTGTGA
- a CDS encoding ABC-three component system protein has translation MIYRILSDLPKFKNISLRPGMNIIVAEKSENSTLQSTRNKTGKTSLVDLINFIFGSNCDKNCIFRTELLEKATFSAEFDLKNEKVMVKRSGEDPNQFIVINETRNDPTLLNTGNPQEKTRSLSQWRDELGNSFFNLPIKPKKGKEKKKQPTFRSLFSYFARRENAGGILSHERQSEDQQTWDQQVAISFLLGLDWTISQEWQIIRDREKNLKELKKAVGEGAFGEILGKVSELRTTLVISEEKVASLEKDLESFKVIPEYDRYEKEATELTNLLSDIANENMLDRELISDLNISLKSEAPPSFENLERLYQEFGVIFPTKVSRRFEEVRKFHNTVIRNRKLYLQSETESAEKRILERNTQKEELILRRAKVLSILQSHGALDQFTRMHSDLIELQTETESLRRRYLAAEQLEGQKTELNIERNKLLSRLQQNFQEQDLLMKHIILTFKSISSQLYEDPGRLEITASNDGPKFDINIQGVKSKGIRNMQIFCFDMMMMILCQERGIGPGFLIHDSHVFDGVDAHQRATAFQVGAEMADKYNFQYIVTMNSCDMPMEYGNNVNDFNIEDYVLHVGITDAKDDGGLFGFKF, from the coding sequence ATGATTTATCGAATTTTAAGTGATTTGCCGAAATTTAAGAATATTTCTTTACGTCCCGGAATGAATATTATTGTTGCCGAAAAAAGCGAAAATTCAACGCTTCAATCAACGCGGAATAAAACCGGGAAAACCAGTTTAGTAGATTTAATAAATTTTATTTTTGGTTCAAACTGTGATAAAAATTGCATTTTCAGAACCGAACTTCTGGAAAAAGCTACATTTTCGGCGGAATTTGATCTAAAAAATGAAAAAGTGATGGTGAAAAGAAGCGGCGAAGATCCTAATCAATTCATAGTGATAAATGAGACGAGAAACGACCCTACTTTATTGAATACCGGTAACCCCCAAGAGAAGACTCGCTCTCTTTCACAATGGCGAGATGAACTTGGCAACTCATTTTTTAATTTACCTATTAAACCTAAAAAGGGAAAAGAGAAGAAAAAACAACCTACATTTCGTTCACTATTTTCATATTTTGCTCGTCGTGAAAATGCGGGAGGTATCTTATCCCATGAGCGTCAGTCTGAAGACCAACAGACTTGGGATCAACAGGTTGCCATCTCATTTTTGTTAGGGTTGGATTGGACAATTTCCCAAGAATGGCAGATTATCCGGGATAGGGAGAAGAATTTAAAAGAGCTAAAAAAAGCTGTGGGTGAAGGTGCATTTGGGGAAATTCTTGGTAAGGTATCTGAATTAAGAACCACCCTCGTAATATCAGAAGAGAAAGTTGCATCATTGGAAAAAGACCTTGAATCATTTAAAGTGATTCCTGAATACGATAGATATGAAAAGGAAGCTACAGAATTAACGAACTTACTATCTGATATTGCCAACGAAAATATGCTTGATCGTGAATTGATATCTGATCTTAATATCTCTCTGAAAAGTGAGGCCCCTCCTTCATTTGAGAATTTGGAGAGATTATACCAAGAATTTGGCGTTATTTTTCCAACCAAAGTTTCCCGTCGATTCGAAGAGGTAAGAAAATTTCATAATACTGTTATTAGGAATCGAAAATTATATCTTCAATCTGAAACTGAATCGGCGGAAAAACGAATTCTTGAACGAAATACGCAGAAAGAAGAATTAATTTTACGACGTGCAAAGGTCTTGTCTATTTTACAATCTCATGGGGCACTTGATCAATTCACAAGAATGCATTCTGATCTTATAGAACTCCAAACAGAAACCGAATCCTTGAGAAGACGATATCTCGCTGCCGAACAACTTGAAGGTCAAAAAACCGAATTGAATATTGAGAGAAATAAACTATTGAGCCGTTTACAGCAGAATTTTCAAGAGCAAGATCTACTGATGAAACATATTATTTTAACATTTAAGAGTATTTCCAGCCAGTTATATGAAGATCCAGGTCGGCTGGAAATCACAGCATCCAATGATGGTCCAAAATTTGATATTAATATTCAAGGTGTAAAAAGTAAAGGCATCAGAAATATGCAAATTTTTTGTTTTGATATGATGATGATGATTCTCTGTCAAGAAAGGGGTATTGGACCCGGCTTTTTAATTCATGACAGTCATGTTTTTGATGGTGTTGATGCACATCAAAGAGCGACGGCATTTCAAGTTGGGGCAGAAATGGCAGATAAATATAATTTCCAATATATAGTTACGATGAATTCATGTGATATGCCTATGGAATATGGGAACAATGTGAATGATTTCAATATTGAAGATTATGTGCTCCATGTAGGGATTACGGACGCGAAGGATGATGGCGGATTATTTGGATTTAAGTTTTGA
- a CDS encoding ABC-three component system middle component 6, whose product MILPSKCLRIDLSILGSGGEILQHLNEPKQVSRVWDEIKKMEIEKSTDSKITYDWFILSLDFLFLLGIIEIDDGIIKKVKP is encoded by the coding sequence GTGATTTTACCTTCAAAATGCCTGAGAATTGATTTAAGCATATTAGGTTCCGGGGGCGAAATACTCCAACACTTGAATGAGCCAAAACAAGTATCCCGAGTTTGGGATGAGATCAAAAAGATGGAGATTGAAAAATCGACAGACTCAAAAATTACTTATGATTGGTTTATCCTTTCACTGGATTTCCTGTTCTTGTTGGGCATTATTGAAATTGACGATGGAATTATCAAAAAAGTGAAACCATGA
- a CDS encoding ABC-three component system protein, whose product MENITRAYYEAHFENLFLKSKGAEFQNFFSKIMETRYPSDFVPIRPWGNLGDRKNDGYLVSQKSVHQVYAPNEMELSKAKNKIDMDLEGALTYWNGKMKKWIFVHNSFEGLSADITSYLEEKKQEYSSIEIGIMGRSELRDIVFSMNEQDIAYILGPAPSDKAMRSIQLEDLKIVILSIGAENPVLDEDIKSPPIDKIVYNKLSEEVKTLIIAGMRKSPLVKIFFTKWHDRTFADKITQAFKNRYSELKRANLPPDEIYMQLIEFAGGKEMKSPTHLSAVLAIVSHFFEECDIFEGYDEGDLP is encoded by the coding sequence ATGGAGAATATTACTAGAGCATACTATGAAGCCCATTTTGAAAATCTATTTTTAAAGTCTAAAGGGGCAGAATTTCAGAATTTTTTCTCTAAAATAATGGAGACTCGTTATCCAAGTGATTTTGTTCCAATACGACCTTGGGGAAACCTTGGAGATCGAAAAAACGATGGTTACCTTGTCTCTCAAAAATCTGTTCATCAGGTATATGCCCCCAATGAAATGGAATTGTCTAAAGCCAAGAATAAAATTGACATGGACTTGGAAGGTGCATTAACATATTGGAATGGAAAAATGAAAAAATGGATATTTGTGCACAATTCCTTTGAGGGATTAAGTGCCGATATTACTAGCTATTTAGAAGAGAAAAAGCAAGAATATTCCTCTATTGAGATTGGGATCATGGGGAGATCCGAATTACGAGATATTGTTTTTTCGATGAATGAACAGGATATTGCATATATTTTGGGACCTGCACCTTCAGATAAAGCAATGAGAAGTATCCAACTCGAAGATTTGAAAATTGTGATTCTATCAATCGGTGCAGAAAACCCCGTTTTAGATGAGGATATCAAATCCCCCCCCATAGATAAAATTGTTTATAATAAATTGTCGGAAGAGGTTAAAACATTAATAATTGCGGGAATGCGTAAATCCCCATTAGTTAAAATATTTTTTACTAAATGGCATGATCGAACATTTGCAGATAAAATTACGCAGGCATTTAAAAATCGTTATTCAGAGTTAAAACGGGCAAATCTCCCCCCAGATGAGATTTATATGCAGTTAATCGAATTCGCAGGAGGAAAGGAGATGAAAAGTCCAACTCATTTATCAGCTGTACTTGCAATAGTCTCCCACTTTTTTGAAGAATGTGATATTTTCGAAGGATATGATGAGGGGGATCTTCCGTGA
- a CDS encoding HEAT repeat domain-containing protein, with amino-acid sequence MSNSLEVLLEKLSDDNEGIRWNAAEALGRLGDLRAVEPLIDTLWDDDERVRKKAAWALGMLGDPRALAPLQRLYRMEREDARDILQEAMDMIKQAMARDLR; translated from the coding sequence ATGTCCAACTCCCTCGAAGTCCTCCTCGAAAAGCTCTCTGATGACAACGAAGGGATCCGGTGGAATGCAGCAGAAGCGCTGGGCCGGCTCGGAGACCTCCGGGCCGTGGAGCCGCTGATCGACACCCTGTGGGATGATGATGAACGCGTGCGGAAAAAAGCTGCCTGGGCCCTGGGCATGCTCGGGGATCCCCGGGCCCTTGCTCCCTTGCAGAGACTCTACCGGATGGAGCGGGAGGATGCACGGGACATCCTCCAGGAAGCAATGGATATGATCAAGCAGGCGATGGCCCGCGATCTGAGATGA
- a CDS encoding flavodoxin family protein: MSKNVLIISASPRKHGNSDLLCDRFLKGARDAGNEAEKIFLRDKKINFCLACDGCKRNGGKCVQKDDMAEILEKFLAADVIVMATPVYFYTMDAQMKTLIDRTYAKFSEISNKDMYFIVTAADTNRESLERTIEGFRGFTSCYSGLSEKGIIYGTGAWNIGDIKGSKAMDEAYEMGKGV, from the coding sequence ATGAGTAAAAACGTACTGATTATTTCTGCGAGCCCGAGAAAGCACGGAAATTCCGATCTCTTATGCGACCGGTTTTTAAAAGGAGCAAGAGATGCCGGAAACGAGGCAGAGAAGATTTTTTTGAGGGACAAAAAGATCAACTTCTGCCTCGCCTGCGACGGTTGTAAAAGGAACGGGGGAAAATGTGTCCAGAAGGATGACATGGCCGAAATCCTGGAAAAGTTCCTTGCAGCCGATGTGATTGTCATGGCAACGCCGGTGTATTTCTACACCATGGATGCGCAGATGAAGACGCTGATCGACAGGACCTATGCAAAGTTTTCCGAGATCAGCAACAAGGACATGTATTTCATTGTCACGGCAGCAGACACGAATAGGGAATCGCTGGAGAGGACCATCGAGGGGTTCAGAGGCTTTACTTCCTGTTATTCCGGCCTCTCGGAAAAGGGGATCATCTACGGGACCGGTGCATGGAACATCGGGGACATCAAGGGCAGCAAAGCCATGGATGAGGCCTACGAGATGGGAAAGGGTGTCTGA
- a CDS encoding (R)-mandelonitrile lyase, which translates to MTEQVIFPKGEKIANEHFSGTAWLEVLVPEDSTFYCPVFNVTFEPGARNNWHKHPGGQVLLVTGGRGYYQEAKKKAQVIRKGDVIRIPPDVKHWHGAAPDSGLTHIAISTNVQKGDAEWLEPVTDEEYTRLS; encoded by the coding sequence ATGACAGAACAGGTAATCTTCCCGAAAGGGGAAAAGATCGCAAATGAGCATTTCAGCGGGACCGCATGGCTGGAGGTTCTGGTCCCCGAGGACAGTACCTTCTACTGCCCCGTGTTCAATGTAACGTTTGAACCGGGCGCACGGAACAACTGGCACAAACACCCCGGCGGCCAGGTCCTGCTTGTGACCGGCGGCAGGGGATATTACCAGGAAGCAAAAAAGAAGGCGCAGGTGATCCGGAAAGGAGATGTCATCAGGATCCCGCCGGATGTGAAACACTGGCATGGTGCTGCACCGGACAGCGGGCTTACCCATATCGCAATCAGCACGAACGTACAGAAGGGCGACGCCGAATGGCTGGAGCCGGTAACGGATGAAGAATACACCAGGTTATCCTGA
- a CDS encoding flavodoxin family protein: MMKVLLVNGSPHKKGCTWTALTEVAKTLNEEGIETEIFWIGIKPLAGCTACKSCAKTGRCMFDDTVNEFLDVAKGADGFVFGSPVHYAAASGALTSFMDRAFYTDMQAGRQTFYLKPAAAVVSARRAGTTATFDQINKYFTISEMPVISSRYWNMVHGAGPEDIKKDDEGLQTMRVLARNMAFFLKCKEAGLHAGVQLPEREKPVFTNFIRE; the protein is encoded by the coding sequence ATGATGAAAGTATTACTGGTAAACGGCAGCCCCCACAAGAAGGGCTGCACATGGACAGCCCTTACGGAAGTTGCAAAGACTCTCAACGAAGAGGGGATCGAAACGGAAATTTTCTGGATTGGCATAAAACCACTTGCCGGCTGCACTGCCTGCAAGTCGTGTGCCAAGACCGGGCGCTGTATGTTTGACGATACGGTGAACGAATTCCTTGATGTCGCAAAAGGCGCGGACGGCTTTGTCTTCGGATCGCCGGTACACTATGCCGCTGCATCCGGTGCTTTGACATCATTTATGGATCGTGCGTTCTATACGGACATGCAGGCCGGCAGGCAGACATTTTACTTAAAACCGGCAGCGGCAGTTGTCTCCGCCCGGAGAGCGGGAACTACGGCCACCTTTGACCAGATCAACAAATATTTCACGATCTCGGAGATGCCCGTGATCTCGTCCCGGTACTGGAATATGGTCCACGGGGCCGGGCCGGAAGACATAAAAAAGGATGATGAAGGCCTGCAGACCATGCGGGTTCTTGCACGGAACATGGCGTTTTTCCTCAAATGCAAGGAAGCCGGCCTTCATGCGGGTGTGCAGCTCCCGGAGCGGGAAAAACCGGTTTTCACGAACTTTATCCGGGAATGA